From Xyrauchen texanus isolate HMW12.3.18 chromosome 9, RBS_HiC_50CHRs, whole genome shotgun sequence, the proteins below share one genomic window:
- the LOC127649572 gene encoding gastrula zinc finger protein XlCGF8.2DB-like, which translates to MEFIKEESEDISITQTCGIKTEDTEEQRDLMEVKEESQDLKEEEVKHQYQIPVDVIIGEQSFSGSQTEETKSKTKRKSFTCSQCGKSFPHKRNLIYHMSIHAENPYTCNRCEMSFKCKISLLRHMEVHARMKFFTCNQCGKSCKGRRGLEKHMIIHTGVECYVCYRCGKSYTLKQSLYRHLIIHTRVGPFTCRQCGKSFKKKGSLNIHMKIHIGKKPFTCHHCAKSFTKKRGLNIHMRIHTGEKPFTCHQCGKSFTQKGSLKVHMITHTGEKPYTCHQCGKSFTQKGSLTVHMIIHSGEKPFTCTHCGESFQLKRDFNNHIGIQAREEGFHVPSESEPEGALLPSCLTDSRNVSSVTDASSTPKPKIDYSSWFLE; encoded by the exons ATGGAGTTTATTAAAGAAGAGAGTGAAGACATCAGTATTACACAAACATGTGGAATAAAAACTGAAGATACTGAAGAACAAAGag ACCTGATGGaggtgaaagaggaaagtcaagatcTGAAGGAAGAGGAGGTGAAACATCAGTATCAGATACCTGTTGATGTCATTATTGGAGAACAATCTTTTAGTGGCTCACAGACTgaagaaacaaaatcaaaaacaaaaaggaaatctTTCACTtgttctcagtgtggaaagagtttcccaCATAAAAGAAACTTAATTTATCACATGAGCATACATGCTGAAAATCCTTACACATGCAATCGGTGTGAAATGAGTTTCAAATGCAAAATATCTCTCCTTAGACACATGGAAGTTCATGCTAGAATGAAATTTTTCACATgcaatcagtgtggaaagagttgcAAAGGTAGAAGAGGTCTTGAAAAACACATGATAATTCACACTGGAGTGGAGTGTTACGTATGCTATCGGTGTGGAAAGAGTTACACATTGAAACAAAGTTTGTATCGTCACTTGATAATTCACACAAGAGTGGGGCCTTTTACATGccgtcagtgtggaaagagtttcaaaaaAAAAGGAAGCCTAAATATCCAtatgaaaattcacattggaaaGAAGCCTTTTACCTGCCATCATTGTGCAAAGAGTTTCACAAAAAAAAGAGGCCTAAATatccacatgagaattcacactggagaaaagccttttacatgtcatcagtgtggaaagagtttcacacagaaAGGAAGCCTTAAAGTCCACATGATaactcacactggagaaaagccctACACgtgtcatcagtgtggaaagagtttcacacagaaAGGAAGCCTTACAGTCCACATGATAATTCACTCTGGAGAAAAGCCCTTCACATGCACTCACTGTGGAGAGAGTTTCCAATTAAAAAGAGACTTTAATAACCACATTGGAATTCAAGCTAGAGAGGAAGGTTTTCATGTGCCCTCAGAATCAGAACCAGAaggagctttattgccaagttgtCTCACAGACTCAAGGAATGTGTCTTCAGTGACAGACGCTTCCAGTACACCCAAACCCAAAATAGATTATTCCTCTTGGTTTTTAgaataa